The following is a genomic window from Nitrospira sp..
GCCCCACGAATGTCGCCACCATGGTAATGACGTTAGGCGAGGCGCCGACGGCCAGGAAGATCTTGGTCAGCCAGCGAGAGACTTTGCGATTGAAGTAGCGATCGACGAATCCTTCGAACTCGCCCTTGAGCGACGAGAAGAGTTTTCGTTCCGCGACAAGGACATCGGCCTGAGTCCGCACATCCTGATACCACTGGGAGGGATGCCCGTCTGTCCGCATGACCCGCACCCGTCCGTCAATCGCCGCCCGCTCGACCCATCGGCGAATCGGCACGGCACCGGAAGGAACGTGAATGTCCTGCGCCGCCGCCATGAGGCCCGCCGGCAACACTAACAAATCCGTCGCCACCAGCGTCGCCTCGTCGGCCCGGGGCGCTCCGAGCGCCACCAACCGCTCAGCCTGCACTTTCACCGAAACCCGCCGATCGCCCAGCCCGCGCTGCACCGCTGGTTGCGCCACGAGAATGGCTTGGCCTTCCTGCACTTTCCGGCGCAGGCTTTCGATCAGGCCACGAGAGAAAACCCCTCGCACACTCGCAATCAGGCAAAATCCTGGTACTTCCGCCGCCATTGCTTCCCAGGTGCGCGGATCGTCGAGCGGAAACTCCCGGATCGGCATCCACCGGACCGGGATCGTGACGCGCGGGCCACGGCCTAGCGCCTGTTTAAGCTGATCTTCTTCAGGACCGGCTAATACGATCAACTGCCGGATCCCGGCGCGTTGCAGCGTCAGGACGGCACGCTGAAACAGCCCGATTCCCACTACCTGGGTCAATGGGCCGGCGCTGCCCGGCACCCGATCAAGGGATTCGCCAAACACACTGACCGACGGCAGCAGAATGGCTGTCGCCAGGCCCTGCACATCCGCGTGATGCTGGAGGAGGCTTTCACTCATGGGGCCACTCGCTGCTCGTGATTCGTCTTGCGCACAACCGACGGACCATAAGAACCGATTAGAGTCTTGGCAAAATCTCTCGCTCGGCCTTCGTCACGTCTTCCGGGAAATCGATCTCGGTCCAGGGCAACCCGCCGATCTTTTCATGGCCGACCTTTACGTCACGGAAGAAATCGATCAGGGCGTCTTCATACTCCATCTGCCAGGCTTCCCGATCCACAAACTTTCTGAGCGACGCGACCATATGCGGCGAATCGGCATGCCGCACCCTGAGAAATCCCACACCTTCCCCGGCATACTCATAGCGCGCCGGCATCGTTTTCGTCAGTGCGATCACTCGGCCGCCCTCGACCACGACCATGCATTCTTCACCGGTCTGCTTCACGGAGTCGTCCATCAGCAACGCATTCTCGAAGGACGACTGCACCAGCCGCTGTAGGATTTCACGGTGAAACAACACATCCGCATCCATCACAATCGTATCGTCGGTGAACGCGGTCCGGGCAATCCACAAGGACGAGATACTCCCGCGATGAAACTGCTCGTTCACCAGAAAATTGACTCGAACCCCGCAGGAGTCTGATTCGACCGCGGCGCGAATCATCTCCTGCTTGTACCCCACCACGATGTCGGCCTGGCGAATCCCCACGCTCGCCAGCAACGTCAAATACCGATGCAGCAGCGTCTGTCCACCGATCTTGATGAGACACTTCGGATGATGTTGCGTGACGGGCCACAGCCGCTTGCCGACTCCTGCGGCGAGAATGATCGCCTTCATGCCGGCTTACAGGCCTGCTCGAACGCGTCGAGAAATCCGGTCAACTGCGCCTCGGTCAAGGCTCCCATATTGGCCACGCGGAAAATCTTGCTTTCCAGCTGGCCCTGTCCCGCGTAAATGACATAGCCCTGCTTTTTGAGGCGATCGTGCAACTGGTCGTAGGTCACTCCGTCAGGAAGCGAATAGGCGGTAATCGTGTTCGACTGGCGCTCCGCGGTCAGCAACGGCTTGATTCCGAGTTTCGCCATGCGCGCGCGAATCAGCGTCGAAGCCTTTTTATAGCGCTGAATGCGGTTGGCCACGCCTTCTTCCAGCAATTCGCTCAGCGCTTCGTCAAACCCATAAAACGCCTGCACCGCCGGGGTGAACGGAATCGTGCCGCGGCCGTGATCGTCCACATAGTGCGTCAGATGGAGATACCACGACCGCTTGGGATATTGGCGCATCCGCTCCAGGAACCCTTTGCGCACCAGCACGAACGAGACGCCGGGAAATCCCTGAATGCATTTGCCAGCCGTGCCCGCCGCCATATAAATATGCGACCCGGCGACATCGATCGTCTCCCCACCCAGCCCACTGACCGAGTCGAGAATGAACGCGCGGTTCTGGCTATCGACCACTTCCGCGATCTCTTTTACTGGATTGATCAGGCCCGTGGTGGTTTCGTGATGGACCATCGCCACCGCATGCACTTCTTGATGCTGCCGAAGCGCCAACCGGAGACGCTCGGGATCCGGCCTGGCGGTCCACTCGTACTTCAGCTCGGACACGCCCAACCGGTGCAACCCCACCATCTGGGACAAGCGCTCGCCATACACGCCGTTGTTCAGCACCAGCACCCGCTTCCCGTGCGGGACGGCGGACATCAACGCCGACTCGACGGCGGCGGTGCCGGACCCCGTAATGAGCACGGCGGCATAGTCGGCCTCCGCGCCCGGCACAAAGGCCTTCAGCAGCTTGTCTTGGATCCGAAGCTGCAACTCGGTGAACTCCGATTCCCGATGGCAGATATCCGGCTGCAATAATGCCTGCCGCACCCGCTCGGATACATTGACAGGGCCTGGATTCAATAAGATCACGTCTTCCCCTTCCCTATCCTTCAATCGCCTTCATAAACCGTTTCGTAATGTCCGGCGGCTCATGGAGCACCCGCCCGGCGTCTTCGGCGAACTCATTGACCTTGATCAACAGCATGCTCGGCCCGTCTTTCTTCAGCATGTCTTTAAACTCGTAGACGAGATCCTCGCGATCGAGCACGCGCTCCACATTCACATAGCCGGCCGCTTTGGCGACTTTCTCCAGCGGCACCACGTTGGAAATCGTCGGCTGGTTGCCGGTGGTGCCGTACACTTCGTTATCGAACACCACATGAATGAAATTCTTCGGCTTCAACGCGCCGACCGTCGCCAGCGTGCCCATGCCCATCAGCACATTGCCGTCGCCGTCGAAGGTGATGACCTGCTTATTGGGCTTGGCCAGGGCCACACCCAGCGCGATAGCCGGAGCATTTCCCATGGAACCGATCATGTAAAAATGGGTGGGCCGGTCGGCGATCTTGTGCGCTTCGCGCGACGGAAACCCGTTGCAGATGATCACCGGCTGATCCGTCAGCAACTCCAGGAGCGCGGCCAATGCCTGCGCTCGGCTGATCAGTGTTCCTTCTTCAGGCCTCATGGATGCAACCCTTTCACGACACCCTTGGTAATGACCAGCGCCACGGGAATGCGCTGCTTCATAAAGGTCTCGGCGACCCACTTAAAATCTTCGACGGCGGTTTTCTCCGTCAGAGTCCGGTGCGGAATCTTCATCGTATCGAGAAATTGCGGCATGACGTCGCCCATCACCAGATGCTCCGGCGCGTCCTTACCCCCTTGGCCTCGCCAGGAGACGATCAGAATGCAGGGCTGCCGGTAGATCATATTCAACGAGATCAGCGTATTGAGCGAGGTGCCGAGCCCGGAGTTCTGCATCAAGACGGCAGGAACTTTCCCCGCCATATAGGCGCCGGCGGCCATCCCCACCGCTTCGTCTTCCCGCACGGCCGGCGTATAGAGCCGCCGCACCATCAGTTCTGCAATAATGCCGCCCAGAATCGAATCGGGAACTCCGGTAAAGAAGTCGACCCCCATATCCTGAAGCGCCTGAACGAATGCATCGCTTTCAATCATCTCGCTCCCGATCGTTGTTCGATGTCGATATGCGGAACTGGCCGCCACACAGCCCGACCCAAAAGTCCGCGCATTATAAGACAGGGCTGCACGCATTCTCAACAAACCGTCCGGTTGCGCCGGTCTCGGCACCGTGGTAGCGTGGGGTGCGGACGTCGAGAGATTGCTTTTGGGATACGGCGCGCGATCATGACGAACCAGCTGCTCCGCCACCTCCTCCTCGGACTTGTCTGTGCGTCCAGCGCGCTCCATGCGTGGCCGGTCTCCGCGGTCCCGATGATCAACGACCCGAAGGGGTTTCAAAATATTGAGTGGGGCGCCGCGCTGGCCGGACGCGACGATGTCGCGCCGGCGAGAACCGGCTCCCATATCTCCGAATATCGTTCGATGGCCGGCCCGGCAATCTTCGCCGGAGCGGAGATGACCAGCATTCTCCTGCTCTCAGTCGACGACCAATTCGCCCGCGTGACCATTCGCTATCAGGGCGAGCAGACCCACGCGCAAGTCATGAAGTTTCTCGAAACGCAATTCGGGCCGTTGGAGCGCATCCCCGGGCAGATGGCGCGGGGGCTGAATCAGCAATACAATTGGAGAGGGCCTGAAACAGAAATCAATGTCACCTATCAAGCGAACACGGAGCGCGGATTCATCTTCATCGACAGCCGCACCTTGGCGCCGCGTTTCAACGATCACATCACCGACTCGGCCGAATAAAGGAACCTGACTGACTATGCGCCGCGTCCCATCGCGCCTGGCTACCATCCTCTTCGTCATTCTGCTTCAGACGGCGCTGGCGCTCGCCGTGCCCATCGTCAACGACCCGAACGGGTTCGAAGGTCTTCCCTGGGAGTCTACGATCG
Proteins encoded in this region:
- a CDS encoding Sulfopyruvate decarboxylase subunit alpha (MaGe:77309320), which encodes MIESDAFVQALQDMGVDFFTGVPDSILGGIIAELMVRRLYTPAVREDEAVGMAAGAYMAGKVPAVLMQNSGLGTSLNTLISLNMIYRQPCILIVSWRGQGGKDAPEHLVMGDVMPQFLDTMKIPHRTLTEKTAVEDFKWVAETFMKQRIPVALVITKGVVKGLHP
- a CDS encoding Phosphocholine cytidylyltransferase family protein (MaGe:77309316), with the translated sequence MKAIILAAGVGKRLWPVTQHHPKCLIKIGGQTLLHRYLTLLASVGIRQADIVVGYKQEMIRAAVESDSCGVRVNFLVNEQFHRGSISSLWIARTAFTDDTIVMDADVLFHREILQRLVQSSFENALLMDDSVKQTGEECMVVVEGGRVIALTKTMPARYEYAGEGVGFLRVRHADSPHMVASLRKFVDREAWQMEYEDALIDFFRDVKVGHEKIGGLPWTEIDFPEDVTKAEREILPRL
- a CDS encoding conserved exported protein of unknown function (Evidence 4 : Unknown function but conserved in other organisms; MaGe:77309319); this translates as MTNQLLRHLLLGLVCASSALHAWPVSAVPMINDPKGFQNIEWGAALAGRDDVAPARTGSHISEYRSMAGPAIFAGAEMTSILLLSVDDQFARVTIRYQGEQTHAQVMKFLETQFGPLERIPGQMARGLNQQYNWRGPETEINVTYQANTERGFIFIDSRTLAPRFNDHITDSAE
- a CDS encoding Sulfopyruvate decarboxylase subunit beta (MaGe:77309318), which gives rise to MRPEEGTLISRAQALAALLELLTDQPVIICNGFPSREAHKIADRPTHFYMIGSMGNAPAIALGVALAKPNKQVITFDGDGNVLMGMGTLATVGALKPKNFIHVVFDNEVYGTTGNQPTISNVVPLEKVAKAAGYVNVERVLDREDLVYEFKDMLKKDGPSMLLIKVNEFAEDAGRVLHEPPDITKRFMKAIEG
- a CDS encoding 2-aminoethylphosphonate:pyruvate aminotransferase (MaGe:77309317), translating into MILLNPGPVNVSERVRQALLQPDICHRESEFTELQLRIQDKLLKAFVPGAEADYAAVLITGSGTAAVESALMSAVPHGKRVLVLNNGVYGERLSQMVGLHRLGVSELKYEWTARPDPERLRLALRQHQEVHAVAMVHHETTTGLINPVKEIAEVVDSQNRAFILDSVSGLGGETIDVAGSHIYMAAGTAGKCIQGFPGVSFVLVRKGFLERMRQYPKRSWYLHLTHYVDDHGRGTIPFTPAVQAFYGFDEALSELLEEGVANRIQRYKKASTLIRARMAKLGIKPLLTAERQSNTITAYSLPDGVTYDQLHDRLKKQGYVIYAGQGQLESKIFRVANMGALTEAQLTGFLDAFEQACKPA
- a CDS encoding conserved membrane protein of unknown function (Evidence 4 : Unknown function but conserved in other organisms; MaGe:77309315), which encodes MSESLLQHHADVQGLATAILLPSVSVFGESLDRVPGSAGPLTQVVGIGLFQRAVLTLQRAGIRQLIVLAGPEEDQLKQALGRGPRVTIPVRWMPIREFPLDDPRTWEAMAAEVPGFCLIASVRGVFSRGLIESLRRKVQEGQAILVAQPAVQRGLGDRRVSVKVQAERLVALGAPRADEATLVATDLLVLPAGLMAAAQDIHVPSGAVPIRRWVERAAIDGRVRVMRTDGHPSQWYQDVRTQADVLVAERKLFSSLKGEFEGFVDRYFNRKVSRWLTKIFLAVGASPNVITMVATFVGLLAAVGFGVGTYQSAVVAALLFQCAAVIDCCDGEVARLTFTESPFGAWLDIAMDNVVHMAIFAGIAVGLYRQAGPDDAETFLVLGAMAVLGNALSFALVTRAQKIKSASRWRTSVHAAWSEFMLKNVASRDFSVIVLIAAVVGKLDWFLWMASAGSLVFAILMVWVTRPSAISRA